ATAATCCATGCAGGTGCTGTAATAGGGTCAGATGGATTCGGGTTTGCTCCCGTTGAAGGCGGTTTCGAAAAGATACCTCAGGTGGGAGTTGTCGTCCTTGAAGACAATGTAGAGATTGGTGCAAACACCACTATTGACAGGGCTACTATGGGAGCTACTACCATTCGTAAGGGTACCAAACTAGACAACCTTATCCAGGTGGCACACAATGTGGAAATTGGCAGCAATAGTGTTCTGGCTGCTCAGGCTGGTATTGCAGGAAGCACCAAAATCGGCAGCAATGTTATGTTTGGCGGTCAGGTAGGAATTGCCGGTCACCTCAAGATTGCAGACGGGGTAAAACTTGCTGCGCAGACAGGAGTATCAAAGAGCATCACCAAAGAGGGTTCAGTTTGGATGGGCGCACCTGCAATTGATTTGTCTCAGTTCAGCAAAGCCTACGTAATATTCAGAAAGCTACCCGAACTATATGCAAAAGTCGGAGAGCTTGAAAAAAAGCTAGGTGGTAAGTAGGAGAATCTCAACAAAAACAGGCAGCTGGCTGTTTCTTTACAATCGGATATAATAAAATACAATTCGAGATAATGGCGGAAAAACAGAGGACTATCGGGAAAGCCGTTTCACTACAAGGTAATGGACTGCACACCGGAGTATTTGTAAATCTAACATTGAATCCGGCCGAACCCGGATTCGGATATAAATTCAGGCGGGTTGACCTGCCGGGTCAACCGACTGTCAGGGCACTTGCCGACAATGTAACTTATACCCAAAGAGGTACTGTTCTTGAAGAAGGAGAAGCCAAGGTTAGCACAATAGAGCATTGCCTTGCAGCATTGAGAGGAATGGGAGTGGACAACTGCCTAATTGATGTTGATGGTCCGGAGGTGCCCATACTTGATGGCAGTTCAAAATATTTCGTCGGAGCTATAAAGGAAGCCGGCATAGTAGAACAGGATGCCGACCGTGAGTACTTTGAGGTACGTGAAAAGATGATGGTCGAAGATCCTGAGACCGGCAGTTATATAATTGCTTTACCTGACAATGGTTTTTCTGCTCAGGTGATGATCTCCTTCGACAGATCTCTGCAACTGGCCAACCAGTTTGCTACTATAGAAAGCCTCGATGCCTTTGAGACAGAGATATCAATGTGCAGGACCTTTGTATTTCTGCATGAACTGGAACCTCTGTTGAAAGCCAATCTCATCAAGGGCGGTGATCTTGACAATGCAATAATAATAATTGACAGACCTGTAGCCCAGGAGGAAATGAACCGTCTTGCCGCCTTATTTGGCAAGCCGGCCATGGAGGTTAAACCAACAGGTATACTCAATAATCTGGATCTTCACTTTACTAACGAGCCTGCAAGACACAAGCTGCTTGACGTAATTGGGGACCTTACCCTGTGTGGTAGCCCAATCAAGGGTCGTATTATAGCAAACAAGCCGGGCCATAAGATTAATGCGGAATTTACAAGGATGCTACGCAAGGAAATCCGCAAGCGTCAGCTTAAGATAGATGCTCCACACTATGATCCAAATATTGAGCCTCTCTACGATATCACAAAGATAAAGAGCATGCTGCCCCACCGTTATCCCTTCCTGCTTGTGGATAAGATTATCGAACTCCAGGAAAAGGTTGTAGTAGGGGTCAAGAATGTTACAGGGAATGAACCCTTCTTTGTAGGACACTTCCCTGAAGAACCGGTAATGCCGGGTGTCCTGTTGGTGGAAGCAATGGCTCAGGTTGGTGGTATTCTGGTACTGGGTCAGATGGAAGAACCTCATCGATACAGCACCTATTTCCTAAAACTGGACAACATCAAGTTCCGCAAGAAAGTAGTTCCCGGAGACACTCTTATCTTCAAGCTGGAACTGCTGAGTGAGATTCGCCGCGGTGTGGCAAATATGAAAGGTATGGCCTTCGTAGGTGACAATATTGTTGCCGAAGGAGAATTCATGGCCCAAATCATTAAAAACAAGTAAATGAATCATCCATTATCAGTCATACATCCTGAAGCACAGATTGGACCCGGTGTGGAGATCGGACCTTTTGTTACAATAGACAAGAACGTGATTATTGGAGAGGGAACCCGTATCGGATCTAATGCTACCATACTTTCAGGAACCAGGATTGGCAAAAACTGTAATATCTTCCCTGGAGCTGTAATCGGAGCTGTACCCCAGGACCTTAAGTTTGCCGGTGAAGAGACTACTGTCGAGATTGGCGACAACACCACTATCAGGGAATTTGCAACAATCAACCGTGGTACAAAAGCTAAAGGAAAGACTGTTATTGGCAACAACTGTCTGATAATGGCATACGTCCATGTGGCACACGACTGCGCAATAGGCAACAATGTAATTCTGGTCAACAGCGTTCAGGTAGCAGGTGAAGTAGAGATTGACGACTGGGCCATAGTAGGCGGGACGACTGCAATACACCAGTTTGTCAGAATCGGTGCTCATGTTATGGTAGCAGGTGGCTCCCTCGTTAGTAAGGATATTCCTCCTTATGTCAAGGCCGGTCGTGAACGCCTATCCTATATGGGTGTCAATTCTATAGGACTGCGACGCAGGGGCTTTACAAATGAGCAAATCAGAGATATTCAGGACTGTTACCGTGTGCTGTACCTGTCAAAGCTAAATAATACAGACGCCCTGGCAAAGATAGAATCAGATCTGCCTCCGACACAAGAGCGTGAGGTGATAGTAAGCTTTGTCAGGAATTCTCAACGCGGAATCATTAAGGGTTATACCCACGTCAGCGAAGAGGAAGAATAAGATCTATCTCAGCATAGAGTAAAACAAGCAGCTCCCACGACTTAGTGCCATGGGAGCTGTTTGTATTATTAATGCTCAGTATCTGAAAATTTGTTATAAGATTCCTCAAATAAAGGTCTGCCCTCCTATCATATCTTATGTAATCAAACTGCCTGTACGATCTCTACACACTCCGGGGATCGGGCTTTAAAGGCATCATGCCACAACGTTGTACATCAATGGATGGGGAACCATAATCAAGCATCACCCTTCCCTCTATCAGATACAGTCCCTGACCATAGAGAGGGTATTTCTTCAGGCTCTGCGGGAAGTGCACGGTATCTATAAAGTCACCGTTGATATCCAGAAAGGTACCAAACTTCATA
The genomic region above belongs to Xiashengella succiniciproducens and contains:
- the lpxD gene encoding UDP-3-O-(3-hydroxymyristoyl)glucosamine N-acyltransferase, whose protein sequence is MKFTAEQIAALINGTVDGDPNALVSDVSKIEEGRPETLTFLSNPKYESYLYNTDASVVIVNKSFTPEKPVKATLIRVDDAYAALAKLLQIYEASQPARTGIEQPCYIDGSAKIGKDVYVGAFAYIGKGAVIGDNAQIYPQAYIGDGVRIGDNTIVYAGVKIYKGCRIGNNCIIHAGAVIGSDGFGFAPVEGGFEKIPQVGVVVLEDNVEIGANTTIDRATMGATTIRKGTKLDNLIQVAHNVEIGSNSVLAAQAGIAGSTKIGSNVMFGGQVGIAGHLKIADGVKLAAQTGVSKSITKEGSVWMGAPAIDLSQFSKAYVIFRKLPELYAKVGELEKKLGGK
- a CDS encoding bifunctional UDP-3-O-[3-hydroxymyristoyl] N-acetylglucosamine deacetylase/3-hydroxyacyl-ACP dehydratase, with amino-acid sequence MAEKQRTIGKAVSLQGNGLHTGVFVNLTLNPAEPGFGYKFRRVDLPGQPTVRALADNVTYTQRGTVLEEGEAKVSTIEHCLAALRGMGVDNCLIDVDGPEVPILDGSSKYFVGAIKEAGIVEQDADREYFEVREKMMVEDPETGSYIIALPDNGFSAQVMISFDRSLQLANQFATIESLDAFETEISMCRTFVFLHELEPLLKANLIKGGDLDNAIIIIDRPVAQEEMNRLAALFGKPAMEVKPTGILNNLDLHFTNEPARHKLLDVIGDLTLCGSPIKGRIIANKPGHKINAEFTRMLRKEIRKRQLKIDAPHYDPNIEPLYDITKIKSMLPHRYPFLLVDKIIELQEKVVVGVKNVTGNEPFFVGHFPEEPVMPGVLLVEAMAQVGGILVLGQMEEPHRYSTYFLKLDNIKFRKKVVPGDTLIFKLELLSEIRRGVANMKGMAFVGDNIVAEGEFMAQIIKNK
- the lpxA gene encoding acyl-ACP--UDP-N-acetylglucosamine O-acyltransferase — encoded protein: MNHPLSVIHPEAQIGPGVEIGPFVTIDKNVIIGEGTRIGSNATILSGTRIGKNCNIFPGAVIGAVPQDLKFAGEETTVEIGDNTTIREFATINRGTKAKGKTVIGNNCLIMAYVHVAHDCAIGNNVILVNSVQVAGEVEIDDWAIVGGTTAIHQFVRIGAHVMVAGGSLVSKDIPPYVKAGRERLSYMGVNSIGLRRRGFTNEQIRDIQDCYRVLYLSKLNNTDALAKIESDLPPTQEREVIVSFVRNSQRGIIKGYTHVSEEEE